A region from the Dinoroseobacter shibae DFL 12 = DSM 16493 genome encodes:
- a CDS encoding M24 family metallopeptidase, whose amino-acid sequence MDGNTNVDDMLHVMEWHNGEKEFSPFSDTEMARRQNELRDWMAKNDVDASLFTSYHCINYYSGWLYCYFGRKYGMVIDQKNATTISAGIDGGQPFRRSFGNNITYTDWRRDNFYRAIQQLTPGAKRIGIEFDHVSLEYRQLLQDALPGVEFVDVGQPAMWMRTIKSAEEIKLIKEGARVADVGGAAVAAAVKAGVPEHEVAIAGTTAMIREIANSFPFVELMDTWTWFQSGINTDGAHNPVTNKKVQSGEILSLNTFPMIFGYYTALERTLFCDHVDDASLDIWEKNVKVHERGLQLIKPGARCMDIAIELNEMYREWDLLKYRSFGYGHSFGVLSHYYGREAGVELREDIETELKPGMVVSMEPMVMIPEGQPGAGGYREHDILVINDDNTVENITGFPFGPEHNIIKN is encoded by the coding sequence ATGGACGGTAATACCAACGTCGACGACATGCTCCACGTCATGGAATGGCATAACGGCGAAAAAGAGTTCTCGCCCTTTTCGGACACCGAGATGGCCCGTCGGCAAAACGAATTGCGCGACTGGATGGCCAAGAACGATGTCGATGCGTCGCTCTTCACCTCGTATCACTGCATCAACTATTACAGCGGCTGGCTGTATTGCTATTTCGGCCGTAAATACGGCATGGTCATCGACCAGAAGAACGCCACGACGATCTCCGCCGGGATCGATGGCGGCCAGCCCTTCCGCCGGAGCTTTGGCAACAACATCACCTACACCGACTGGCGCCGCGACAACTTTTATCGCGCGATCCAGCAGCTGACCCCGGGCGCCAAGCGCATCGGCATCGAGTTCGACCATGTCTCGCTCGAGTACCGCCAGCTGCTGCAGGATGCGCTGCCGGGCGTCGAGTTCGTCGATGTCGGCCAGCCCGCCATGTGGATGCGCACCATCAAGTCCGCCGAAGAGATCAAGCTGATCAAGGAAGGCGCGCGCGTCGCCGACGTGGGTGGCGCGGCCGTGGCCGCAGCGGTCAAGGCCGGTGTCCCCGAGCATGAAGTGGCCATCGCCGGCACCACCGCGATGATCCGCGAGATCGCGAACTCCTTCCCCTTCGTCGAGCTGATGGACACCTGGACCTGGTTCCAGTCCGGCATCAACACCGACGGCGCCCATAACCCGGTGACCAACAAGAAGGTGCAGTCGGGCGAGATCCTCAGCCTCAACACCTTCCCGATGATCTTCGGCTATTACACCGCGCTGGAACGGACCCTGTTCTGTGACCATGTGGACGATGCCAGCCTCGACATCTGGGAAAAGAACGTGAAGGTGCACGAGCGTGGCCTGCAGCTGATCAAGCCCGGCGCGCGCTGCATGGACATCGCGATCGAGCTCAACGAGATGTATCGCGAGTGGGACCTGCTGAAGTATCGCTCCTTCGGCTACGGGCACAGCTTCGGTGTGCTGAGCCACTACTACGGCCGCGAGGCGGGCGTCGAGCTCCGCGAGGATATCGAAACCGAGCTGAAGCCAGGGATGGTGGTGTCCATGGAGCCGATGGTGATGATCCCCGAGGGTCAGCCGGGGGCCGGGGGCTACCGCGAGCATGACATCCTGGTCATCAACGACGACAACACGGTGGAAAACATCACCGGGTTCCCCTTCGGCCCCGAGCACAACATCATCAAGAACTGA
- a CDS encoding ABC transporter permease, with protein sequence MTKRPTFFSLILSLPLLIWQLTFFLFPLLFLVAISFWTVRNFQMTPDLNFANWERILTRGVFWDAYFRTMVLATTAAVITSAIAFPASYAISFKMSEKAKRWMIFILIIPFFTSYLVRVYSLQVFLSDAGIVNAALGYLGLGPFTMLNNAFGILVGMVTLTLPLVILLQTFSLNFVNRDLIEAAHNLRCGRLRTVFAVIVPSAKVGLVIAALFAFILSFGDFVSPLYLGGGNPPTLSIMITDITKSGQQWPRAAVVAIMMIATLLTVAFAAITYAYKERGK encoded by the coding sequence ATGACCAAGCGCCCGACATTCTTTTCCCTGATCCTGTCTCTGCCACTCCTGATCTGGCAGCTGACCTTCTTTCTGTTTCCGCTTCTGTTTCTGGTCGCGATCAGCTTCTGGACAGTGCGCAATTTCCAGATGACGCCGGATCTGAATTTCGCCAACTGGGAGCGGATCCTGACGCGCGGCGTCTTCTGGGACGCCTATTTCCGCACGATGGTCCTGGCCACGACCGCGGCCGTGATCACCAGCGCGATCGCCTTTCCCGCATCCTACGCGATCTCCTTCAAGATGAGCGAGAAGGCCAAGCGGTGGATGATCTTCATCCTGATCATCCCGTTCTTCACCAGCTACCTGGTGCGGGTCTATTCGTTGCAGGTGTTCCTGTCCGACGCGGGCATCGTGAACGCGGCGCTGGGCTATCTCGGCCTCGGACCCTTCACCATGCTGAACAACGCCTTCGGCATTCTCGTCGGCATGGTCACACTGACCCTGCCGCTCGTGATCCTGTTGCAGACCTTCAGCCTGAATTTCGTCAACCGGGACCTGATCGAAGCCGCGCACAACCTGCGGTGCGGGCGGCTGCGCACGGTGTTCGCGGTGATCGTGCCCTCGGCCAAGGTCGGCCTCGTGATCGCGGCGCTCTTTGCCTTCATCCTCAGCTTCGGGGATTTCGTCAGCCCGCTTTACCTCGGCGGCGGCAACCCTCCGACGCTGTCGATCATGATCACCGACATCACCAAGTCCGGACAACAATGGCCGCGCGCCGCTGTGGTCGCGATCATGATGATCGCCACCCTGCTGACCGTTGCCTTCGCGGCGATCACATACGCCTACAAGGAGCGGGGCAAATAA
- a CDS encoding dimethylsulfoniopropionate lyase has protein sequence MTERIQALQAFLDAARQSYAARATEPVSARSLDRIFNSLETAAPNAAPIGARLPVCTHLDALLDPARFDAPDLRHLAECFAALEPALQWRRREGGGPGASAHFADAHANAMLVGPGGLEPRDDVWIGMSLLAPHVQYPDHRHSPEETYLVLSPGEFRQGRAGWVHVPQGGTWYNPFNVVHAMRAVEAPLLVLWALREKPARSAPPP, from the coding sequence ATGACCGAACGCATCCAAGCCCTGCAAGCGTTTCTGGACGCCGCACGACAGAGTTATGCCGCCCGCGCGACCGAGCCAGTTTCAGCGCGGTCCCTCGACCGTATCTTCAACAGCCTCGAGACCGCGGCCCCGAACGCGGCCCCCATCGGCGCACGGTTGCCCGTCTGCACGCATCTCGACGCCCTCCTCGACCCTGCGCGGTTCGACGCGCCGGATCTGCGACACCTTGCGGAGTGCTTTGCCGCACTTGAGCCCGCGCTCCAGTGGCGCCGCCGCGAGGGGGGCGGTCCGGGGGCGAGCGCGCATTTCGCCGACGCCCACGCCAATGCCATGCTCGTCGGCCCCGGCGGGCTGGAGCCGCGCGACGATGTCTGGATCGGCATGTCGCTGCTGGCCCCGCATGTGCAATACCCCGATCACAGGCACAGCCCCGAAGAGACCTATCTCGTTCTCAGCCCGGGGGAGTTTCGGCAGGGCCGCGCGGGTTGGGTCCACGTCCCGCAAGGCGGCACCTGGTACAATCCGTTCAACGTCGTGCATGCGATGCGCGCCGTCGAAGCCCCGTTGCTGGTTCTCTGGGCGCTGCGGGAGAAGCCCGCACGCAGCGCCCCGCCCCCCTGA
- a CDS encoding ABC transporter permease, translating to MGNENRIINILLKVHIALCLLFIFAPIAGSFVFSLNSDRFPSLPLGEFSTEWYRLIWEDPLVWQGFGNTLVVGLTVAVIATLLGFGGAYTDFRYNFTGKSFYVALALLPPTIPVVILGLAMLAFLSRVNLSGTTISVIIAHGVMCSPFAMAIIRLRLSQMDPDLEAASWNMGGNQWQTLRYVIIPFARPAIFAALFITMAVSFDEFAVAWFVSGLNETLPVKILGFLQGQVSPRINAIGSLPFLSSMTLIILAQLLLRSPEDKKS from the coding sequence ATGGGCAACGAAAACCGTATCATCAATATCCTGCTCAAGGTGCATATCGCCCTTTGCCTGCTGTTCATCTTCGCGCCGATCGCGGGCAGCTTCGTGTTCTCGCTCAATTCCGACCGGTTCCCGTCCCTGCCTCTGGGGGAGTTCTCGACCGAATGGTACCGCCTGATCTGGGAGGACCCGCTGGTCTGGCAGGGCTTCGGCAACACGCTGGTGGTGGGCCTGACGGTCGCCGTCATCGCGACCTTGCTGGGTTTCGGCGGGGCGTATACCGATTTCCGCTACAACTTCACGGGCAAGTCCTTCTACGTGGCCTTGGCGCTCTTGCCGCCGACGATCCCGGTCGTGATCCTGGGGCTGGCGATGCTGGCCTTTCTCAGCCGGGTGAACCTGTCGGGCACGACGATTTCGGTCATCATCGCTCACGGTGTCATGTGCAGCCCCTTTGCCATGGCGATCATCCGGCTGCGTCTGTCGCAGATGGACCCGGACCTCGAAGCGGCCTCGTGGAACATGGGCGGCAACCAGTGGCAAACCCTGCGCTATGTCATCATCCCCTTCGCCAGACCCGCGATCTTCGCGGCGCTCTTCATCACCATGGCCGTGTCCTTCGATGAATTCGCGGTGGCCTGGTTCGTGTCGGGGCTCAACGAAACCTTGCCCGTCAAGATCCTCGGCTTCCTGCAAGGTCAGGTCAGCCCGCGCATCAACGCCATCGGGTCGCTCCCCTTCCTGAGTTCCATGACGCTGATCATCTTGGCCCAGCTTCTGCTGCGCAGCCCGGAGGACAAGAAATCATGA
- the radA gene encoding DNA repair protein RadA, protein MAKPATRFICAECGAAHSKWSGRCDGCGAWNSISEEVPLSAGPSKKSLGGIRGKKVPLGDLASEDAPPPRRTSQLEELDRVLGGGLVDASAVLVGGDPGIGKSTLLLQAAASFARAGAKAVYISGEEATSQVRMRARRLGLADAAVKLGAETNLRDILTTLEAEAPDLAILDSIQTLWSDTVDSAPGSVAQVRACAHELVTFAKRSGTSVILVGHVTKEGQIAGPRVVEHMVDTVLYFEGERGHQFRILRSVKNRFGPADEIGVFEMTGAGLAEVANPSALFLSGRDAPAPGSVVFAGIEGTRPVLCELQALVAPSALANARRTVVGWDSGRLSMILAVLEARCGIPFTGLDVYLNVAGGLRIGEPAADLAVATALLSAREDIALPAEMVVFGEISLSGALRPVGQTENRLKEAAKLGFTKALAPAGSKTGTTSGLETRQMPDLATVVGDMFGAG, encoded by the coding sequence ATGGCCAAACCCGCCACCCGTTTCATCTGCGCCGAGTGCGGCGCCGCCCATTCCAAGTGGTCCGGCCGGTGCGACGGCTGCGGGGCGTGGAATTCGATCTCCGAAGAGGTGCCCCTGAGCGCGGGACCGTCGAAGAAGAGCCTCGGCGGGATCCGGGGCAAGAAAGTGCCCCTGGGCGATCTGGCAAGCGAGGACGCGCCGCCGCCGCGCCGGACCTCGCAGCTGGAGGAGTTGGACCGGGTGCTGGGCGGCGGGCTGGTGGATGCCTCCGCCGTGCTGGTGGGTGGCGATCCGGGGATCGGGAAATCGACGCTCTTGCTACAGGCGGCGGCGAGCTTTGCCCGGGCGGGGGCCAAGGCCGTCTATATCTCGGGCGAAGAGGCGACGAGCCAGGTACGGATGCGCGCGCGGCGGCTGGGACTGGCCGATGCGGCGGTCAAGCTGGGGGCCGAGACCAACTTGCGCGACATTCTCACCACGCTGGAGGCCGAGGCGCCGGATCTCGCCATTCTCGATTCGATCCAGACGCTCTGGTCCGACACCGTGGACAGCGCGCCGGGCTCGGTGGCGCAGGTGCGTGCCTGCGCCCATGAGCTGGTCACCTTTGCCAAGCGGTCGGGCACCAGCGTGATCCTGGTGGGCCATGTGACCAAGGAGGGACAGATCGCGGGGCCACGGGTGGTCGAGCACATGGTCGACACGGTGCTTTATTTCGAGGGCGAGCGCGGGCATCAGTTCCGCATTCTGCGCTCGGTCAAGAACCGGTTCGGCCCGGCCGACGAGATCGGCGTGTTCGAAATGACCGGCGCGGGGCTGGCCGAGGTCGCCAACCCCTCGGCGCTGTTCCTGTCGGGGCGCGACGCGCCTGCCCCCGGCTCGGTGGTGTTCGCGGGCATCGAGGGCACCCGGCCGGTACTGTGCGAATTGCAGGCGCTGGTCGCGCCTTCGGCGCTCGCCAATGCGCGGCGCACGGTGGTCGGCTGGGACAGCGGGCGGCTGTCGATGATCCTGGCGGTGCTGGAGGCGCGCTGCGGCATCCCGTTCACCGGGCTCGATGTTTATCTCAATGTTGCGGGCGGCTTGCGCATCGGCGAGCCGGCGGCGGACCTCGCCGTGGCCACCGCGCTGCTCTCGGCGCGGGAGGATATCGCCCTGCCGGCGGAGATGGTCGTCTTCGGCGAGATCAGCCTTTCGGGCGCCCTGCGCCCCGTTGGCCAGACCGAAAACAGGTTGAAAGAGGCCGCGAAACTTGGTTTCACCAAGGCGCTTGCCCCGGCAGGCAGCAAGACGGGGACCACCTCGGGGCTGGAAACACGGCAGATGCCGGACCTGGCCACGGTGGTCGGGGACATGTTCGGGGCAGGATAA
- a CDS encoding LysR substrate-binding domain-containing protein, whose product MARKFTNLQTDLLRTFVTVVDLRNYTETGRILGRTQPAISLQIKRLEEITGKKLLAQQGKQVELTPDGQTLLGYAREMLRLNDRAVANLQQASILGTLRVGLPVDYAIEYFQSIITRFARENPAVQLDIRCNRSPDLLSALHVDDLDMTIAITDSMPAPHVSVYWSEHPVWVCARDHRIDPDQPLKVVAHPNGCFYRKRMIDALNTEGRDWRISFESLGVSALQKAVLDGMGVTALTKKTLLPGMRLLSPGEGFPNLANIHVGLFYKHVKMSDAALKLIEKITEDVSTFRLPTRARTK is encoded by the coding sequence ATGGCGCGCAAATTCACCAATCTGCAAACCGACCTGCTGCGGACCTTCGTGACGGTGGTTGATCTGCGTAACTATACGGAAACCGGGCGCATTCTCGGCCGGACGCAACCGGCCATATCGCTTCAGATCAAGCGGCTCGAGGAGATCACCGGCAAGAAACTGCTGGCCCAACAAGGCAAGCAGGTGGAGTTGACGCCGGACGGACAGACCCTGCTGGGCTATGCCCGCGAGATGTTGCGCCTCAACGACCGGGCCGTTGCGAACCTGCAGCAAGCGTCCATCCTGGGCACGCTCCGCGTCGGCCTGCCGGTGGATTACGCGATCGAGTATTTCCAGAGCATCATCACCAGGTTCGCCCGCGAGAACCCTGCCGTTCAATTGGACATTCGCTGCAACCGCAGCCCGGATCTTCTATCGGCGCTGCATGTGGACGACCTCGACATGACCATAGCCATAACCGATTCGATGCCCGCACCCCATGTCTCGGTCTACTGGTCCGAGCATCCGGTCTGGGTCTGCGCCCGCGACCACAGAATCGATCCGGACCAGCCGCTCAAGGTCGTCGCGCATCCCAACGGCTGCTTCTACCGCAAGCGCATGATCGACGCGCTGAACACCGAAGGGCGGGACTGGCGGATTTCGTTCGAGAGCCTGGGCGTGTCTGCCCTGCAAAAGGCGGTGCTGGACGGTATGGGCGTCACGGCGCTGACCAAGAAGACGTTGCTGCCCGGAATGCGGCTGCTGAGCCCCGGCGAGGGGTTTCCCAACCTCGCAAACATCCATGTGGGCCTGTTCTACAAACATGTGAAGATGTCCGACGCCGCCCTGAAACTGATCGAGAAGATCACCGAGGATGTGTCCACCTTCCGGCTTCCGACGCGCGCGCGCACCAAGTGA
- a CDS encoding creatininase — translation MPRSTVFAAEMPWPDYQKRVQSGDVPVLIPLGSMEQHGHHMPMHVDVLLPTEFARRVAEKVGALVAPPFTYGYKSHQKSGGGNFFPGTTSLDGASLVNALKDVVKEFVRHGVRNLCIVNGHFENSWFITEAIDLALRELGWGGVHDVKIVVLSYWDFVDQASIEKLYPNGFLGWDIEHGGVLETSLMLRLHPDLVSLQDAVEHAPATFPPYDVYPAKPEWTPASGTLSSPKEATAEKGDILLEVCTAGIVNALQTEFALTAGPSGSN, via the coding sequence ATGCCACGTTCGACCGTTTTTGCTGCTGAAATGCCCTGGCCGGACTATCAGAAACGGGTGCAATCGGGTGACGTGCCCGTTCTCATCCCGCTGGGATCGATGGAACAGCACGGCCATCACATGCCGATGCATGTGGACGTCCTGCTGCCGACCGAATTCGCCCGCCGCGTGGCCGAGAAGGTCGGGGCCCTCGTCGCACCGCCCTTTACATACGGATACAAGTCCCACCAGAAGTCCGGCGGCGGCAACTTCTTTCCCGGCACGACGAGCCTCGATGGCGCAAGCCTCGTGAACGCGCTCAAGGACGTGGTCAAGGAATTCGTCCGCCACGGCGTGCGCAACCTGTGCATCGTCAACGGGCATTTCGAGAACTCCTGGTTCATCACCGAGGCGATCGACCTGGCGTTGCGCGAACTCGGCTGGGGCGGCGTGCATGACGTCAAGATCGTCGTGCTGTCCTATTGGGACTTCGTGGACCAGGCCTCCATCGAGAAACTCTATCCCAATGGGTTCCTGGGGTGGGACATCGAACATGGCGGTGTTCTGGAAACATCGCTGATGCTGCGCCTGCACCCCGATCTGGTGTCGCTGCAGGACGCGGTGGAGCACGCGCCCGCGACCTTCCCGCCCTATGACGTCTACCCGGCCAAGCCCGAATGGACCCCGGCAAGCGGCACCCTGTCCTCTCCGAAAGAGGCGACCGCCGAGAAGGGCGACATCCTGCTGGAGGTCTGCACCGCGGGCATCGTCAACGCGCTGCAAACCGAGTTCGCCCTGACCGCAGGCCCGTCCGGTAGCAACTGA
- a CDS encoding CvpA family protein, whose protein sequence is MDGFTLVDGIVAGVIVISALLAFSRGLVREVMAIAGWIAAAIVAFLFAGDVEPLIKELPYVGPILQDSCELAIIAAFAGVFAVTLIVVSVFTPLFSGLIHRTALGGVDQGLGFLFGAVRGILLVAVALLAYERIMVSDSMAMVEDSRSAEVFGSLTTQIEAQIPEDATGWIVGRYEELVGNCGA, encoded by the coding sequence ATGGACGGTTTTACTCTGGTGGACGGCATCGTTGCCGGTGTCATCGTGATCTCGGCGCTGCTGGCGTTTTCCCGGGGCCTCGTGCGCGAAGTCATGGCGATCGCGGGCTGGATTGCGGCGGCCATCGTGGCCTTCCTGTTCGCCGGGGATGTCGAGCCCTTGATCAAGGAACTGCCCTATGTCGGACCGATCTTGCAGGACAGTTGCGAGTTGGCGATCATCGCCGCCTTTGCCGGGGTCTTTGCGGTCACTTTGATCGTGGTGTCAGTCTTCACGCCGCTCTTTTCCGGGTTGATCCACCGTACGGCCCTCGGCGGGGTGGACCAGGGGCTCGGCTTCCTGTTCGGGGCGGTGCGGGGCATCCTGCTGGTGGCTGTGGCGCTGCTGGCCTATGAACGCATCATGGTCAGCGACAGCATGGCGATGGTCGAGGACAGCCGGTCGGCGGAGGTGTTCGGCTCGCTCACCACACAGATCGAAGCGCAGATCCCCGAGGATGCGACTGGCTGGATCGTCGGGCGGTACGAAGAGCTGGTGGGCAACTGCGGCGCCTGA
- a CDS encoding polyamine ABC transporter substrate-binding protein, translating to MPTNLIRPSRRSLLKMTGAAALATPFLSIRAAAQTTELSMLAWYGHAEPDIVGAFEEANNVKFVPKYYTGGDNMLGLIAQSPRGTFDVILSDAEYVQQLNAAGFIEELDPADYAFDDFFPEFQKFPGHWQDDKLFSVITRFGFLGVAYNTDAFTAEEASSYDLFADERLTGKLGHFDWHLPNLGQMSLHVGNASPYDIDEAAWERVQEHTMGLRRQAGGFFDYGGTFSSLDNGQMLAFAGIGDWITGTLEKNGSPVRSVIPEQGGLQWTESFSIGKGSRNQEMAKKWIQYITSPEGQAKSADMAAYPAIVPSQAGWKVLNDTNPAEARRQNMVLGERNAMDMIREGLIQYRQLPVQQSLEDWNDFWSDYKGA from the coding sequence ATGCCGACCAACCTGATCCGGCCCAGTCGCCGCAGCCTGTTGAAGATGACCGGCGCCGCGGCTCTCGCCACGCCGTTTCTGTCGATCCGTGCCGCCGCGCAAACGACCGAGCTGTCGATGCTGGCCTGGTACGGTCATGCCGAGCCCGACATCGTCGGCGCCTTCGAAGAGGCCAACAACGTCAAGTTCGTCCCGAAATACTACACCGGCGGCGACAACATGCTGGGCCTGATCGCCCAGTCGCCGCGGGGCACCTTCGATGTGATCCTGTCTGATGCCGAATATGTCCAGCAGCTCAATGCCGCTGGCTTCATCGAAGAGCTCGATCCGGCCGATTACGCCTTCGACGATTTCTTCCCCGAGTTTCAGAAATTCCCCGGCCACTGGCAGGACGACAAGCTGTTCTCCGTGATCACGCGCTTCGGGTTTCTCGGCGTCGCCTACAACACCGATGCCTTCACGGCGGAAGAAGCCTCCAGCTACGATCTCTTTGCCGACGAGCGTCTGACCGGCAAACTGGGCCATTTCGACTGGCACCTGCCCAATCTCGGCCAGATGAGCCTGCATGTGGGCAATGCCAGCCCCTACGACATCGACGAAGCGGCCTGGGAGCGCGTGCAGGAGCATACCATGGGTCTGCGCCGCCAGGCGGGCGGGTTCTTCGACTATGGCGGCACCTTCTCGTCGCTCGACAACGGCCAGATGCTGGCCTTCGCCGGGATCGGCGACTGGATCACCGGCACACTGGAGAAAAACGGCAGCCCCGTGCGCTCCGTCATCCCGGAACAGGGCGGCCTGCAATGGACCGAGAGCTTCTCGATCGGGAAGGGCTCGCGCAACCAGGAGATGGCCAAGAAGTGGATCCAGTACATCACCTCGCCCGAGGGCCAGGCAAAATCCGCCGACATGGCCGCATACCCCGCCATCGTGCCGTCGCAGGCTGGCTGGAAAGTGCTCAACGACACCAACCCGGCCGAGGCGCGGCGCCAGAACATGGTCCTGGGTGAGCGCAACGCGATGGACATGATCCGCGAGGGCCTGATCCAGTATCGCCAGCTCCCGGTTCAGCAGAGCCTGGAGGACTGGAACGACTTCTGGTCCGACTACAAAGGCGCCTGA
- a CDS encoding paraquat-inducible protein A, with protein MRGRDVNARVLAWANLSLLVLFPIAWTAPLLRAGLLPIFGLAEISVLSGVASLWDSAPALAALVAVLAILAPYAKTLTLAAVQFGLLAKKPVWLIWLGRLAMADVFLIALYVVIVKGVGLARVEVAWGLGLFTACVLASLLFSYLAERPGGLTTAAGSGKRQDPHGP; from the coding sequence ATGCGAGGTCGGGATGTGAACGCGCGAGTGCTGGCCTGGGCCAACCTGTCGCTGCTGGTTCTGTTTCCCATCGCCTGGACCGCGCCGCTCTTGCGCGCGGGGCTGCTGCCGATCTTCGGATTGGCCGAGATTTCGGTGCTGTCGGGGGTCGCGAGCTTGTGGGACAGCGCCCCGGCGCTGGCCGCACTGGTGGCGGTGCTTGCCATTCTTGCCCCCTATGCCAAGACCCTGACCTTGGCGGCCGTGCAATTCGGGCTGCTTGCGAAGAAGCCTGTCTGGCTGATCTGGCTCGGGCGGCTGGCGATGGCGGACGTATTCCTGATCGCGCTCTACGTGGTCATCGTCAAAGGTGTCGGGCTGGCGCGGGTGGAGGTCGCCTGGGGGTTGGGGCTGTTCACGGCCTGTGTTCTGGCGTCACTGCTTTTCAGCTATCTCGCGGAGCGTCCGGGCGGTTTGACCACCGCCGCAGGATCGGGCAAGAGACAGGACCCGCACGGCCCGTGA
- the purF gene encoding amidophosphoribosyltransferase has product MPPAHPFDFDAVRSDDGDDKLHEECGVFGVVGLPEAANFVALGLHALQHRGQEAGGIVSHAPGIGFNSARRFGYVRDNFTKASLMETLPGHLAIGHVRYSTAGSKGHTQIRDVQPFFGEFSMGGAAIAHNGNITNADALRRELIDRGSIFQSSSDSECIIHLMARSLQRNIPERMKDALRRCEGAFSVVAMTRTKLIGVRDPLGVRPLVLGKLGDGWALSSETCALDIIGAEFVREIEPGEMVVITENEGVQSYFPFERRASRFCIFEHVYFSRPDSIIGGRSVYDTRRMIGVELAKEAPVDADLVCPVPDSGTPAAIGYSQESGIPYAMGIIRNQYMGRTFIEPTEQIRNMGVRLKLNVNRALIKGKRVILVDDSVVRGTTSRKIKEMILDAGAAEVHFRIASPPTSWPCFYGVDTPEREKLLAATMSEDEMCAHLGVNSLRFITLDGLYRAAGVPEGRDPAAPRYCDACFSGEYPVAPSDMLEKGFQLRPAAE; this is encoded by the coding sequence ATGCCCCCGGCCCATCCGTTTGACTTCGACGCCGTGCGTTCCGATGACGGCGACGACAAGCTGCATGAAGAATGCGGTGTGTTCGGCGTTGTCGGCCTGCCGGAGGCCGCGAATTTCGTGGCCCTCGGCCTGCACGCGCTGCAGCATCGCGGCCAGGAGGCCGGCGGCATCGTCAGCCATGCGCCGGGAATCGGGTTCAACTCCGCCCGACGCTTCGGCTATGTGCGGGACAACTTCACCAAGGCGTCACTGATGGAAACCCTGCCCGGCCATCTGGCCATCGGGCATGTGCGATACTCCACCGCCGGCTCCAAAGGGCACACCCAGATCCGCGATGTGCAGCCATTCTTCGGCGAGTTTTCCATGGGCGGCGCGGCGATCGCCCATAATGGCAACATCACCAATGCCGATGCCCTTCGTCGCGAACTGATCGACCGCGGCTCGATCTTCCAGTCCTCCTCGGACAGCGAGTGCATCATTCACCTGATGGCACGGTCGCTGCAGCGCAACATCCCCGAGCGGATGAAGGACGCCCTGCGCCGCTGCGAAGGGGCGTTTTCTGTGGTCGCCATGACCCGCACCAAGCTGATCGGCGTACGTGATCCGCTGGGCGTGCGCCCGCTGGTGCTGGGCAAGCTCGGCGATGGATGGGCGCTCAGCTCGGAGACCTGCGCGCTCGACATCATTGGGGCCGAGTTCGTGCGCGAGATCGAGCCGGGCGAGATGGTGGTAATCACCGAAAACGAAGGCGTGCAAAGCTATTTCCCGTTCGAGCGCCGCGCCAGCCGCTTCTGCATCTTCGAGCATGTCTATTTCTCCCGCCCGGACAGCATCATCGGCGGCCGGTCGGTCTATGACACGCGCCGCATGATCGGGGTGGAACTGGCCAAGGAAGCGCCCGTGGACGCGGACCTTGTGTGCCCGGTGCCGGACAGTGGCACGCCCGCCGCCATCGGCTACAGCCAGGAGTCGGGCATTCCCTATGCCATGGGAATCATCCGTAACCAGTATATGGGCCGGACCTTCATCGAGCCGACCGAGCAGATCCGCAACATGGGCGTGCGTCTGAAGCTGAACGTCAACCGCGCGCTGATCAAGGGCAAGCGGGTGATCCTGGTGGACGACTCAGTGGTGCGCGGCACGACCTCGCGCAAGATCAAGGAAATGATCCTCGATGCGGGAGCCGCAGAGGTGCATTTCCGGATCGCGTCACCCCCGACCTCCTGGCCATGTTTCTACGGTGTGGACACGCCGGAGCGGGAGAAACTGCTGGCCGCCACCATGTCCGAGGACGAGATGTGCGCTCATCTGGGGGTCAACAGCCTGCGCTTCATCACGCTGGACGGGCTTTACCGCGCCGCGGGCGTTCCCGAAGGCCGGGACCCGGCGGCCCCTCGATATTGCGACGCGTGTTTTTCAGGCGAATATCCGGTGGCCCCGTCGGACATGCTGGAGAAAGGGTTCCAGCTGCGCCCCGCGGCGGAATGA